GCGGTGACGTGGATGGTGTGGGCCGTCGCCGTCACCGTGTCGCTGCAGCTGGCCCGCAACCCGCTGCTCGTCGCCGTGGTGCTGGCCGCGGTGTGGGTGGTGGTGGAGACCCACCGCCGGCCCGGGGCCCTGGCCCGCGCCTTCCCGGTGCTGCTGGCCGTGGCCACCGCCTTCGGGCTCCTGCGGGTCGTGCTCATCGGGCTGACCACACCGGCTGCGGAGGGGGCCTCGGGCGTGCTCGTGACCCTCCCCCAGGCCACCCTTCCCCGCCTGCTCGGCGGCATCTCCGTCGGCGGTGCCGTCTCCCAGTCGGTCGTGCTGACCACCGCCATCGACAGCCTGGTGCTCATCGGGATCATGGCCGCCTTCGGGGCCTTCAACTCGGTGGCCTCGCACCACGAGCTGCTGGCCGCCGCGCCCCGTGCCTTCCACGAGCCCGGCCTGGTCCTCACCGTGGGCCTGGCCTTCGTGCCCGCCACCCTCGACGCCGCCACCGCGGCCCGCGAGGCCGACCGGGCCCGCACCGGGGGCGTGCGCGTGCGCCGGGGGCGGGCCCTCCGCCAGGCCCTCCCCGTGCTGGAGACGGGGCTGGAGCGGGCCGTGCGCCTGGCCGAGTCCATGGACGCACGCGGCTACGGCCGCAGCCGGGCCCGCACCGGCGACCGGGTGGCCGCCGTCCTCGGCACCGGCGCCCTGCTCGCCCTGGCCGGGGCGGTCGTGGCCCTCGTGGGCGAGGCCGGCGGGGTGGCTGCGGCGCTGGCCGCGGTCGGGGTGGTGACACTCGTGGGGGCGGTGGTCGTGAGCGGGCGGTCGGCCCCCAGCCGCTACCGGCGCCGCCGCCTCACCCGGCGCGACGCGGCGGTGATGGCCGGTGTGCTGGCCGTGCCCGCCGCCCTCGGCCTGTGCGTGGGCCTGGGCGTGGACGGCCTGGTGTGGGACCCGGCGGTGCTGCCGTTCCGCCCGCCGCCGCTGCCGGTGGTGCCCGCGGTGCTGCTGGTCGGCCTGGCCCTGCCCGCCGTGGTGCGCCCGGTGCGCGGCGTCCTCCCGACCCCGGCCCCGGCGGCCGCGGCGTGACCGCGCCCCACCCCGGCGAGGTGCGGTGGCACGACGTCGGCTTCGCCTACCCCGAGGGGCCGCCCGTCCTCGACGGGGTCGACCTGGTGGTGGCCGACGGCGAGGTCGTGCTGGTCGTGGGGGGCTCGGGCTCGGGCAAGAGCACGCTGCTGCGCACGGTGAACGGGCTCGTGCCCCACACCACCGGCGGCCGCTTCCGGGGGGCGGTCGGGGTCGGGCCCCTCGACGTCACCGGCCTCCGACCCCGGGACCTGGCCGGCGCCGTCGGGTTCGTCCACCAGGACCCCGAGGCCCAGGTGGTGGTGGACGAGGTCGAGCACGACGTGGCCTTCGTGCTGGAGAACCTGGGCCTGCCCGAGGCCGACATGCGCCGCCGCGTCGAGGAGGTCCTCGATGCGGTGGGCATCGCCGCCCTCCGCCACCGGTCGCCGTCGACGCTGTCGGGAGGCGAGCGCCAGCGCTGCGCGGTGGCGGGGGCCCTGGCCGCGGCGCCGGCCGTGCTCGTCCTCGACGAGCCCACCTCGATGCTCGACCCGCAGGGCGCGGACGACGTCCTCGCCGCGGTGGCCCGCCTGGCCGACGACCTGGGGACCACCGTGGTCATGGCCGAGCACCGC
Above is a window of Iamia majanohamensis DNA encoding:
- a CDS encoding CbiQ family ECF transporter T component, whose amino-acid sequence is MTSPLHAVTWMVWAVAVTVSLQLARNPLLVAVVLAAVWVVVETHRRPGALARAFPVLLAVATAFGLLRVVLIGLTTPAAEGASGVLVTLPQATLPRLLGGISVGGAVSQSVVLTTAIDSLVLIGIMAAFGAFNSVASHHELLAAAPRAFHEPGLVLTVGLAFVPATLDAATAAREADRARTGGVRVRRGRALRQALPVLETGLERAVRLAESMDARGYGRSRARTGDRVAAVLGTGALLALAGAVVALVGEAGGVAAALAAVGVVTLVGAVVVSGRSAPSRYRRRRLTRRDAAVMAGVLAVPAALGLCVGLGVDGLVWDPAVLPFRPPPLPVVPAVLLVGLALPAVVRPVRGVLPTPAPAAAA